From one Gossypium hirsutum isolate 1008001.06 chromosome D08, Gossypium_hirsutum_v2.1, whole genome shotgun sequence genomic stretch:
- the LOC107908130 gene encoding uncharacterized protein: MTPTPLLNILTENKLNENNYKELKKNLIIVLSCEKLKIVLVTKCPPATQTEARKHWEESDEIVRCYMLSSVTNSLYKQLKSYKTAKMIVDNQENMFRGRATSAPQCTITSLMNFKQKPDTPIKDHMITLMGYFTEAVDNEANLDQNIQIEMVFKSLSRDFVGFWIAYNLSNKNLTLKKFIKELQSYKLVLNGDQLVQKVKTNIVVASSSKGKGKCAKKGKPKVSRSPQVERK, from the coding sequence ATGACACCAACTCCCTTATTGAACATACTCACTGAAAACAAATTGAACGAAAACAACTATAAGGAATTGAAAAAGAACCTAATAATTGTCCTGAGCTGTGAGAAACTTAAAATAGTTCTTGTTACTAAGTGCCCTCCAGCCACTCAAACTGAGGCTAGAAAACACTGGGAAGAGTCTGATGAGATAGTTCGTTGCTATATGCTGTCCAGTGTGACCAACTCTCTGTATAAACAATTGAAGAGCTATAAGACTGCTAAAATGATTGTAGATAACCAAGAAAACATGTTTAGAGGCCGAGCTACCTCGGCTCCACAGTGTACTATAACTAGCTTAATGAATTTCAAACAAAAGCCCGACACTCCCATCAAAGACCATATGATCACTCTTATGGGCTACTTTACCGAGGCTGTAGACAATGAGGCCAATTTGGACCAAAACATTCAAATAGAGATGGTGTTCAAAAGCTTGTCCAGGGATTTTGTTGGTTTTTGGATCGCATATAACCTTAGCAACAAAAACTTGAcgcttaaaaaatttataaaggaGTTACAATCCTATAAGTTGGTGTTGAACGGTGATCAGTTGGTCCAAAAAGTAAAAACGAATATAGTTGTAGCTTCTTCCTCAAAAGGGAAGGGAAAATGTGCTAAGAAAGGTAAACCTAAGGTCTCTAGGTCACCACAAGTGGAAAGGAAGTGA